In Halarcobacter bivalviorum, a genomic segment contains:
- the trxC gene encoding thioredoxin TrxC, whose protein sequence is MDKINIVCPHCLKVNKIPKKESYAKANCGSCKNSLLDTTPINLDESNFDHVVVNSEIPVIVDFWAPWCGPCKMMSPIFNEVSQKYALKALFVKVNTEEQQNLGAKYQIRSIPTLIVYKNGNEVKRVSGALDPLRLSSLVNEHL, encoded by the coding sequence ATGGATAAAATTAATATTGTTTGTCCTCACTGTTTAAAAGTAAATAAAATTCCTAAAAAAGAGTCATATGCAAAAGCAAATTGTGGTTCTTGTAAAAATTCTCTACTAGATACAACACCTATAAACTTAGATGAATCAAATTTTGATCATGTTGTTGTAAATTCAGAGATACCTGTAATTGTTGACTTTTGGGCACCTTGGTGTGGTCCATGTAAAATGATGTCACCTATTTTTAATGAAGTTTCTCAAAAATATGCATTAAAAGCCCTTTTTGTAAAAGTTAATACTGAAGAACAACAAAACTTAGGTGCTAAATATCAAATAAGATCTATTCCTACTTTAATAGTATATAAAAATGGAAATGAAGTAAAAAGAGTTAGTGGAGCTTTAGACCCACTAAGATTATCAAGTTTAGTAAATGAACATTTATAA
- a CDS encoding GGDEF domain-containing protein: MKKEFYKSVSFKLGVLSFIILASLFTSSFMFNSQIDKLKKQIDYIYFGNYIPVLKLHTIEENYSDLIKCMRTYKKCEREPYFKSIKKDWDYYNNSYKDIEEKKVVNKIDIEVKASLNNKAKISTYTSVIKKIDFLKEYEKNIAYKKRVKFLKEYSSMKDYLFYNMIALIAVSFLFISFIIYSIIKKDNQLKILTKKYAIESITDSMTKLYNRKYFDKIFDNMPFISNQNSWHTAFIMIDIDFFKQYNDTYGHDMGDETLKAVASELKAYFNKDYEYVFRLGGEEFGVILFDIDEDILKECLSDINKNVQSLNIEHKNSKISNVVTISIGAVIYKPYSYVSCNKLYKVADECLYKSKENGRNQFTIYNEGE, from the coding sequence ATGAAAAAAGAGTTTTATAAAAGTGTAAGTTTTAAATTAGGTGTATTAAGTTTTATTATTTTGGCTTCTTTATTTACATCTAGTTTTATGTTTAATTCACAAATTGATAAGTTGAAAAAACAGATTGATTATATATATTTTGGAAACTATATTCCAGTATTAAAATTACATACAATTGAAGAAAATTATAGTGATTTAATTAAATGTATGAGAACTTACAAAAAATGTGAGAGAGAACCATATTTTAAGAGTATTAAAAAAGATTGGGACTATTATAATAACTCTTATAAAGATATTGAAGAGAAAAAAGTAGTAAATAAAATAGATATAGAGGTTAAAGCTTCATTAAACAATAAAGCAAAAATATCTACATATACTTCAGTTATTAAAAAAATAGATTTTTTAAAAGAGTATGAAAAAAATATAGCTTATAAAAAAAGAGTAAAGTTTTTAAAAGAGTATAGCTCTATGAAAGATTACCTTTTTTACAATATGATTGCACTAATAGCTGTATCTTTTCTTTTTATTTCCTTTATTATTTATTCAATTATTAAAAAAGACAACCAATTAAAAATACTTACAAAAAAATATGCCATAGAATCAATTACTGATTCTATGACAAAACTTTATAATAGAAAATATTTTGATAAGATATTTGATAATATGCCTTTTATTTCTAATCAAAACTCTTGGCATACAGCTTTTATAATGATTGATATAGATTTTTTCAAACAATATAATGATACTTATGGTCATGATATGGGAGATGAAACTTTAAAAGCAGTTGCTTCTGAGCTAAAGGCTTATTTTAATAAAGATTATGAATATGTCTTTAGATTAGGAGGAGAAGAGTTTGGTGTAATTTTATTTGATATTGATGAAGATATCTTAAAAGAGTGTCTAAGTGATATAAATAAAAATGTACAATCATTAAATATTGAGCATAAAAATAGTAAAATATCAAATGTAGTAACTATCTCCATTGGAGCAGTAATATATAAGCCATATTCATATGTTTCATGTAATAAACTTTATAAAGTAGCAGATGAATGTTTATATAAATCTAAAGAAAATGGAAGAAATCAGTTTACGATTTATAATGAAGGAGAATAA
- a CDS encoding inactive transglutaminase family protein — protein sequence MTSKNQILLFSIVLILTSILLMTYKVKVLNFPLFQEETTNIWNVEAKISFDSKKNQSALISMALPTNQNGLIIINEESSSADYGFTKRELEGVNRGVWSKREIEGNQVIYYSIDLIKDKYYKASKEEEYTNLEPIEVPSVIVQAAESLLHKIYDKSSDSLTFTSLLIKEFTLSEPSQAAKMIKNNYMNSKKEKRDTLVQLLNKMKYQVRTIGALSLEDKQRNIELTPMFEVFHKDSWYLFDIDKGLIENNSNIFIWQRGSQYLLEAEGVKNSDVKFSVTKNIVPARNAALSKDLKNQSTILDFSLFTLPNESQNTFKLLLLVPLGALVVVIMRVIIGLKTSGTFMPILLSMAFIETSLLPGIMMFILVVTMGLIVRSYLSHLNLLLVARISSVLIVVVGIMAFVAILSQKLELQYATSITFFPIIILAWTIERMSIIWEEDGPREVFLQGGGSLIVAIIAYFAMTNPILSFITFNFPEVLLAVLGLIILLGRYSGYRLSELYRFKSMVK from the coding sequence ATGACTTCAAAAAATCAGATTTTACTTTTTTCAATAGTTTTAATACTAACATCAATTTTATTGATGACTTATAAAGTTAAAGTTTTAAACTTTCCTCTTTTCCAAGAAGAGACAACTAATATTTGGAATGTAGAAGCAAAAATTAGTTTTGATAGTAAAAAAAATCAAAGTGCACTTATCTCAATGGCTCTACCAACTAATCAAAATGGATTAATAATCATAAATGAAGAATCAAGCTCTGCTGACTATGGATTTACAAAAAGAGAATTAGAAGGTGTAAATAGAGGGGTTTGGTCAAAAAGAGAGATTGAAGGTAATCAAGTAATCTACTACTCTATAGATTTAATTAAAGATAAGTATTATAAAGCTTCAAAAGAAGAAGAATATACTAATTTAGAACCTATTGAAGTTCCATCAGTAATAGTTCAAGCTGCTGAATCATTACTACATAAAATTTATGACAAAAGTTCAGATTCATTAACATTTACTTCTCTGCTTATAAAAGAATTTACTCTTAGTGAACCTTCACAAGCTGCTAAAATGATTAAAAATAACTATATGAACTCTAAAAAAGAAAAAAGAGATACTTTAGTTCAACTTTTAAATAAAATGAAATATCAAGTTAGAACTATTGGTGCTTTATCTTTAGAAGATAAACAAAGAAATATTGAATTAACTCCGATGTTTGAAGTTTTCCATAAAGATAGCTGGTATTTATTTGATATAGATAAAGGATTAATTGAAAATAATAGTAATATATTTATTTGGCAAAGAGGTTCTCAATATTTACTTGAAGCTGAAGGTGTAAAAAACTCTGATGTTAAATTTTCTGTTACAAAAAATATTGTTCCAGCTAGAAATGCAGCTTTATCAAAGGATTTAAAAAATCAAAGTACTATTTTAGACTTTTCTTTATTTACTTTACCTAATGAGTCTCAAAATACATTTAAACTTCTATTGTTAGTTCCACTAGGAGCTTTAGTTGTAGTTATTATGAGAGTTATTATAGGACTTAAGACTTCTGGAACTTTTATGCCTATTTTATTATCAATGGCATTTATTGAAACAAGTCTATTACCTGGTATTATGATGTTTATTTTAGTTGTAACTATGGGGTTAATTGTTAGGTCTTATTTATCCCATTTAAATCTTCTATTAGTTGCAAGAATCTCTTCTGTATTAATTGTAGTAGTTGGTATTATGGCATTTGTTGCAATACTTTCTCAAAAGTTAGAACTACAATATGCTACAAGTATTACATTCTTTCCAATTATTATTTTAGCTTGGACAATTGAAAGAATGTCTATTATTTGGGAAGAAGATGGGCCTAGAGAGGTGTTTTTACAAGGTGGAGGTTCATTAATTGTTGCTATTATTGCATATTTTGCAATGACAAACCCTATTCTAAGTTTTATTACATTTAACTTTCCAGAGGTTTTATTAGCAGTATTAGGGTTAATTATTCTTCTTGGAAGATATAGTGGCTATAGATTAAGTGAACTTTATAGATTTAAATCAATGGTAAAATAA
- a CDS encoding ATP-dependent zinc protease encodes MNKILFKFKIYFLIFILFSGCSTATKEEQVDVPSKSIEKVEEVTKPVEKIIYKEKIVYVEEKVKDSKIIVGKNEYIYIPSEKLKLKAKIDTGATTTSIHALNIKPFERDGKKWIKFDLVDSDGKLINKALPISRTVYIKRHGAKNQKRYVVKMRINLATSSQLVDVTLTDRSKFTYPVLIGKNYLNGVILVDVSKKYMHEPTTKLNKE; translated from the coding sequence ATGAATAAAATTCTTTTTAAATTTAAGATTTATTTTCTAATATTTATATTATTTAGTGGTTGTTCAACTGCTACAAAAGAAGAACAAGTCGATGTTCCTTCAAAATCTATTGAAAAAGTAGAAGAAGTAACAAAACCTGTTGAAAAAATAATATATAAAGAAAAAATTGTATATGTTGAAGAGAAAGTAAAAGACTCTAAAATTATAGTTGGGAAAAATGAATATATTTATATTCCATCTGAAAAACTAAAGTTAAAAGCAAAAATTGATACTGGTGCAACAACAACATCAATTCATGCATTAAATATTAAGCCTTTTGAACGAGATGGTAAAAAATGGATTAAATTTGATTTAGTAGATAGTGATGGAAAACTTATAAACAAAGCTTTACCTATAAGTAGAACAGTTTATATAAAAAGGCATGGTGCAAAAAATCAAAAAAGATATGTAGTTAAAATGAGAATTAATCTAGCTACAAGTAGCCAACTTGTTGATGTAACACTTACAGATAGAAGTAAATTTACTTATCCTGTTTTAATAGGAAAAAACTATTTAAATGGCGTAATTTTAGTTGATGTATCTAAAAAATATATGCATGAACCTACAACAAAATTAAATAAAGAGTAA
- a CDS encoding putative metalloprotease CJM1_0395 family protein produces the protein MEINSYSQSASSIYQQLAQKRAELSNIDKKELEKTASDNYDKTNASNEKFEQKDYQRVLEKYKNLDADVKSHEQTHASRGTTTAPIQYNYHLGPDGRLYANGGSVRLDTSIPKEEGSANAKLEELKSASTAVDALSSVDAQIARTANLNKMLLQAQGDSYENR, from the coding sequence ATGGAAATAAATTCTTACTCTCAATCAGCATCATCTATTTATCAACAATTAGCTCAAAAAAGAGCTGAACTATCTAATATTGATAAAAAAGAGCTTGAGAAAACTGCTTCTGATAATTATGACAAAACTAATGCTTCAAATGAAAAGTTTGAGCAAAAAGATTATCAAAGAGTTTTAGAAAAATATAAAAACCTAGATGCAGATGTTAAAAGTCATGAACAAACTCATGCTTCAAGAGGAACAACAACTGCTCCAATTCAATACAATTATCATCTTGGACCAGATGGAAGACTCTATGCAAATGGAGGTTCTGTTAGATTAGATACTTCAATTCCTAAGGAAGAAGGAAGTGCAAATGCAAAACTTGAAGAGTTAAAAAGTGCTTCAACTGCTGTTGATGCTTTAAGTAGTGTAGATGCTCAAATTGCAAGAACTGCTAACTTAAATAAAATGTTATTACAAGCTCAAGGAGACTCTTATGAGAATAGATAA
- a CDS encoding SulP family inorganic anion transporter — MLNIKETIIGKSIKSDVLSGIVVAIALVPEAIAFSIIAGVSPLVGLYTAFILGLITAIIGGKAGMISGATGAIAVVLVGLGIKVKESISEELMAQLTQNGELATYILQYILVATILAGIFQVLIGVFKLGKLIRLVPQPAMYGFVNGLAIVIALAQFPLFKGENWIMYALVLLTMIIVKFFPKISSAVPSGLVAIVVISALVIGMDLDTKRVGDLADISGNLPSFGIPTLHIDMDAILMILPYSVLVALVGLIESLLTLSVLDEMGGKRGSGNQECIAQGAGNITCGFFGGMAGCAMIGQSIINFSNGGWGRLSGITAAVLLISFVVSLSSYIALIPVAVLVGIMFMVSIGTFEWESANRLKYMPNSDRFVLIAVTVITVFADLAIAVITGIIISALVFAWNHSKVRSRTYREDDTTKIYEFDGPLFFGSTTSFFELFDTKHDPENIILDFKDARVMDISGVEAIDNITKKYADAGKKLTIRHLSEDCKKILKNAGPFCTYEEDDPNYKVAINY, encoded by the coding sequence TTGTTAAATATAAAAGAGACAATAATAGGTAAATCAATTAAAAGTGATGTTTTATCAGGAATAGTTGTAGCTATTGCTTTAGTTCCAGAAGCAATTGCTTTTTCAATTATTGCTGGAGTATCACCTTTAGTGGGTTTATATACTGCTTTTATTTTAGGATTAATTACTGCTATTATTGGTGGTAAAGCTGGGATGATTTCTGGTGCAACTGGTGCAATAGCCGTTGTTTTAGTGGGACTTGGAATAAAAGTTAAAGAGTCTATTTCAGAAGAATTAATGGCTCAACTTACACAAAATGGAGAGTTAGCAACATATATTCTTCAATATATTTTGGTAGCTACAATTCTTGCTGGTATTTTCCAAGTTTTAATTGGTGTATTTAAATTAGGAAAATTAATCAGATTAGTACCCCAACCTGCAATGTATGGATTTGTAAATGGTCTTGCAATTGTAATTGCACTTGCTCAATTTCCACTTTTTAAAGGTGAAAATTGGATTATGTATGCACTTGTATTATTAACAATGATAATAGTTAAATTTTTCCCAAAAATTTCATCTGCAGTACCTTCTGGTCTTGTTGCAATTGTAGTAATCTCTGCTTTAGTAATTGGTATGGATTTAGATACAAAAAGAGTTGGAGATTTAGCTGATATTTCAGGAAACTTACCCTCATTTGGAATTCCTACTTTACATATTGATATGGATGCAATTTTAATGATACTTCCTTATTCTGTATTAGTTGCTCTTGTAGGACTTATTGAGTCTTTACTTACTCTTTCTGTTTTAGATGAAATGGGTGGGAAAAGAGGAAGTGGAAATCAAGAGTGTATTGCACAAGGTGCAGGAAATATTACTTGTGGGTTTTTCGGAGGAATGGCTGGTTGTGCTATGATTGGACAATCAATTATTAACTTCTCAAATGGTGGCTGGGGAAGACTTTCTGGAATAACAGCTGCTGTTTTATTAATCTCTTTTGTTGTTTCTTTAAGTTCTTATATTGCATTAATTCCTGTTGCAGTACTTGTAGGAATTATGTTTATGGTTTCAATTGGAACATTTGAGTGGGAAAGTGCAAATAGATTAAAATATATGCCAAACTCTGATAGATTTGTATTAATTGCTGTTACTGTTATTACAGTATTTGCTGACTTAGCAATTGCAGTTATCACAGGGATTATTATCTCAGCTCTTGTTTTTGCTTGGAATCATTCTAAAGTTAGGTCAAGAACATATAGAGAAGATGATACAACAAAAATATATGAATTTGATGGTCCTTTATTTTTTGGTTCAACAACTTCATTTTTTGAACTATTTGATACAAAACATGACCCAGAAAATATTATCTTAGATTTTAAAGATGCAAGAGTTATGGATATTTCAGGAGTAGAAGCTATTGATAATATTACTAAGAAATATGCCGATGCAGGAAAAAAACTTACAATAAGACACTTAAGTGAAGATTGTAAAAAAATACTTAAGAATGCAGGTCCTTTTTGTACTTATGAAGAGGATGATCCTAACTATAAAGTAGCTATCAATTATTAA
- a CDS encoding tRNA 2-thiocytidine biosynthesis TtcA family protein — protein MVNLSKKISSLVGKTNAEYGLIQEGDRVLVGFSGGKDSTTLIHALNHLKKVTPFDFEFKAVTVTYGMGEQVQFLADHCKEHGIEHEIIDTEIFDLSKDKIRKNSSFCSFFSRMRRGYLYSTAQEQGYNKLALGHHLDDAMESFFMNFLYNGALRSMPPIYKAENGLQVIRPLIFCRERQLRAFAQTNEISVIGDEACPAMRFDIKMPHARAKTKELLEKMEEENPQMFISMKSAFNNIQTSTFFTKELLDRD, from the coding sequence TTGGTAAACTTAAGTAAAAAGATTTCAAGTTTAGTGGGTAAAACAAACGCAGAATACGGACTTATACAAGAAGGAGATAGAGTTTTAGTAGGTTTCTCAGGGGGAAAAGACTCTACAACTTTAATCCATGCATTAAACCATCTAAAAAAAGTTACTCCTTTTGATTTTGAATTTAAAGCAGTAACAGTAACTTATGGAATGGGAGAACAAGTTCAATTTTTAGCAGATCATTGCAAAGAGCATGGTATTGAACATGAAATTATTGATACAGAAATTTTTGACTTATCAAAAGATAAAATTAGAAAGAACTCTTCATTTTGTTCTTTTTTCTCAAGAATGAGAAGAGGATACCTTTATTCAACTGCTCAAGAGCAAGGATATAATAAATTAGCCTTAGGACATCATTTAGATGATGCTATGGAATCATTCTTTATGAATTTCTTATATAATGGAGCTTTAAGATCAATGCCTCCTATTTACAAAGCAGAAAATGGTTTACAGGTTATTAGACCGTTAATTTTTTGTAGAGAAAGACAATTAAGAGCATTTGCACAAACAAATGAAATCTCTGTAATTGGTGATGAAGCATGCCCTGCAATGAGATTTGATATTAAAATGCCTCATGCAAGAGCAAAAACAAAAGAACTTTTAGAAAAAATGGAAGAAGAAAATCCTCAAATGTTTATCTCTATGAAATCAGCTTTTAATAATATTCAAACATCTACATTCTTTACAAAAGAATTACTGGATAGAGATTAA
- a CDS encoding CDP-alcohol phosphatidyltransferase family protein, which produces MTFLFNKNSHFNLANLATFFNIAAGMLAVYYLTHDNFFAAALFAWLAGAFDIVDGKIARKYNLSTEFGIQLDSFADFLSFVIVPTMFIFFAVIDGKELMLFTPLVAFAFIYYVISGLRRLIQFNINAEEGQVEKYFVGVPTPLGAILLWLVYLVWLTGLINENIVLISMIIIGYLLNSKLKIRHP; this is translated from the coding sequence TTGACATTTCTATTTAATAAAAATAGCCATTTCAACTTAGCTAATTTGGCTACTTTTTTTAATATTGCTGCGGGGATGTTAGCAGTTTACTATCTAACACACGATAATTTTTTTGCAGCTGCACTTTTCGCTTGGCTTGCAGGTGCTTTTGATATTGTAGATGGGAAGATTGCTAGAAAATACAATCTATCTACGGAGTTTGGTATTCAGTTAGACTCTTTTGCTGACTTTTTATCATTTGTTATTGTTCCAACAATGTTTATTTTCTTTGCAGTAATTGATGGAAAAGAGTTAATGCTTTTTACGCCTTTAGTTGCATTTGCTTTTATCTATTATGTAATTTCAGGTCTTAGAAGATTAATTCAGTTTAATATTAATGCTGAAGAAGGGCAAGTTGAAAAATATTTTGTTGGTGTTCCTACGCCTTTAGGAGCAATTCTTTTATGGCTTGTATATTTAGTTTGGTTAACAGGTCTTATAAATGAAAATATTGTTTTAATCTCAATGATTATCATTGGATATTTATTAAATTCAAAACTAAAAATTAGACATCCATAA
- a CDS encoding exopolyphosphatase → MNQVTAIDLGSNSFRVLVYDCLNHEVLGEYNEVVGMADGLSHTQNISFEAQQRVIKAIKNSSEQLSYDPSKAVCVTTAAMRLAKNSSEVLKYIKDEVGANFKIIDGQEEARLTLLAVKYALKREKINSSKFILLDIGGGSTEIIVNNQDEFISNSFNFGIVTLTQKYDNYEDLNKELQAHKKDIKNFLEENNIALDEYTFVATAGTPTTIAAIKLGQDFFHYDKDAVNGTKIKIKDLDECLELFRNSSTSTITKLVGRGRVEFIEVGVYIYKAIFEVLNKKESIVLDDGLREGVAINSCLFRQ, encoded by the coding sequence ATGAATCAAGTTACAGCTATTGATTTAGGCTCTAATTCTTTTAGAGTTCTAGTATATGATTGTTTAAATCATGAGGTATTAGGTGAATACAATGAAGTAGTAGGTATGGCTGATGGTTTAAGCCATACTCAAAATATTTCATTTGAAGCTCAGCAAAGAGTAATCAAGGCTATAAAAAACTCATCAGAACAATTATCTTATGATCCAAGTAAAGCAGTTTGTGTAACAACAGCTGCTATGAGATTAGCAAAAAACTCTTCAGAAGTATTAAAATATATAAAAGATGAAGTTGGTGCTAATTTTAAAATAATAGATGGGCAAGAAGAAGCAAGACTTACTCTTTTAGCTGTAAAATATGCTTTGAAAAGAGAAAAAATTAATTCATCAAAATTTATTTTATTAGATATTGGTGGAGGCTCAACGGAAATTATTGTTAATAATCAAGATGAGTTTATATCAAATAGTTTTAATTTTGGAATAGTTACCTTAACACAAAAATATGATAATTATGAAGATTTAAATAAAGAGTTACAAGCTCATAAAAAAGATATTAAAAACTTTTTAGAAGAAAATAATATAGCTTTAGATGAATATACTTTTGTAGCGACAGCAGGAACTCCAACTACAATAGCTGCTATAAAATTAGGGCAAGATTTCTTTCATTATGATAAAGATGCAGTAAATGGTACAAAAATCAAAATAAAAGACTTAGATGAGTGTTTAGAGCTGTTTAGAAACTCTTCAACTTCAACTATCACAAAATTAGTAGGACGAGGGAGAGTTGAATTTATAGAAGTTGGTGTTTATATTTATAAAGCTATCTTTGAAGTATTAAATAAAAAAGAGTCAATTGTTTTGGATGATGGCTTAAGAGAAGGTGTAGCTATTAATTCTTGTCTATTTAGACAATAG
- a CDS encoding DUF523 domain-containing protein, which yields MKILISSCLLGEDVRYDAENSSVAYNPNFSFALKELFMDILCDNEIYSFCPEVQGGLSTPRDPAEITSLTKPFRVETINNEDVTINFLVGAKKALDLCLEEKIKVALLKAKSPSCGNIEIYDGTFSNNLIEGQGMTARLLNENGITVFNENQLKELKQFIKTNN from the coding sequence ATGAAGATATTAATCTCTTCTTGTTTACTTGGTGAAGATGTAAGATATGATGCAGAAAACTCATCTGTAGCATATAACCCAAATTTCTCTTTTGCTTTAAAAGAACTTTTTATGGATATTTTATGTGATAATGAAATTTACTCTTTTTGTCCAGAAGTTCAAGGAGGATTATCTACTCCTAGAGATCCTGCTGAAATTACAAGTTTAACAAAACCTTTTAGAGTTGAAACTATAAATAATGAAGATGTGACAATTAATTTTTTAGTTGGTGCAAAAAAAGCTTTAGATTTATGTTTGGAAGAGAAAATCAAAGTTGCTTTATTAAAAGCAAAATCACCATCATGTGGAAATATTGAAATTTATGATGGAACATTTTCAAATAATTTAATTGAAGGGCAGGGAATGACTGCAAGACTTTTAAATGAAAATGGAATTACTGTGTTTAATGAAAATCAATTAAAAGAATTAAAACAATTTATAAAAACTAATAATTAG
- a CDS encoding alpha-L-glutamate ligase-like protein, with translation MLANPFKLKKLGILGMNNRNINYIGKHNDRKNFPLVDNKLKTKKLAQEHNISVPELLGYIQYQVEINHFEDYIKNQDGFVIKPAQGSGGKGILVIVKRVNDKFIKPSGEELNYTDIKRHISNILSGLYSLGGRNDVAVFEKLVDFDNAFDGFSYEGVPDVRVIVYQGFPTLSMMRLSTSNSDGKANLHQGAVGVGIDIKTGKALNAVQFGKPITTHPDTNRNLKELVVPYWDEILHLSARCYEMTNMGYLGADIVIDKIRGPLVLELNARPGLAIQIANDIGALKKFNLIDELKDKNKSLEEKVAFAKEHF, from the coding sequence ATGCTTGCAAATCCTTTCAAACTAAAAAAACTTGGTATTTTAGGTATGAATAATAGAAATATCAACTATATAGGAAAGCATAATGATAGAAAAAACTTTCCTCTTGTTGATAATAAGCTAAAAACAAAAAAACTAGCTCAAGAACATAATATTTCTGTACCAGAGCTTTTAGGATATATTCAATACCAAGTTGAAATCAATCACTTTGAAGATTATATTAAAAATCAAGATGGTTTTGTAATAAAGCCTGCACAAGGAAGTGGAGGTAAAGGTATTCTTGTAATTGTAAAAAGAGTTAATGATAAGTTTATTAAACCTAGTGGTGAAGAGCTAAACTATACAGATATTAAAAGACATATCTCTAATATCCTAAGTGGTCTATACTCTTTAGGTGGAAGAAATGATGTTGCTGTTTTTGAGAAATTAGTTGACTTTGATAATGCCTTTGACGGGTTTAGTTATGAGGGTGTTCCTGATGTTAGAGTTATTGTTTATCAAGGTTTCCCTACTCTTTCAATGATGAGACTATCAACTTCAAATAGTGATGGAAAAGCAAATCTACATCAAGGTGCAGTGGGTGTAGGAATTGATATTAAAACAGGTAAAGCTCTAAATGCTGTTCAATTTGGAAAACCAATCACTACTCATCCTGATACTAATAGAAATTTAAAAGAGTTAGTAGTTCCTTATTGGGATGAAATACTACATCTTTCTGCAAGATGTTATGAAATGACAAATATGGGTTATTTAGGTGCTGATATTGTTATAGATAAAATAAGAGGACCTTTAGTTTTAGAATTAAATGCTAGACCTGGTTTAGCTATTCAAATTGCAAATGATATAGGTGCTTTAAAAAAATTTAATTTAATTGATGAGTTAAAAGATAAAAATAAAAGTTTAGAAGAGAAAGTTGCTTTTGCTAAGGAACATTTCTAA